Proteins encoded in a region of the Vicia villosa cultivar HV-30 ecotype Madison, WI linkage group LG5, Vvil1.0, whole genome shotgun sequence genome:
- the LOC131603103 gene encoding protein LIGHT-DEPENDENT SHORT HYPOCOTYLS 4-like, producing MSAAVAAAASAAISGYQNSSSSSSNHSEELITSQRMQVSVAPPLSRYESQKRRDWNTFGQYLKNHRPPLTLSRCSGAHVLEFLRYLDQFGKTKVHSENCAYYGISHPPGPCPCPLKQAWGSLDALIGRLRAAFEENGGLSEMNPFGARAVRLYLREVRDAQAKARGIAYEKKKRKKVNVQNQQNNGSMMVDQDHGIVHSGYGHGGGYVDQYSVLNGIASRNAAAVSYFSN from the coding sequence ATGTCAGCTGCCGTGGCTGCCGCCGCCTCCGCCGCTATCTCCGGCTATCAAAACTCCTCCTCAAGCAGCAGCAACCATAGTGAAGAGTTAATAACTTCACAAAGAATGCAAGTTTCTGTTGCTCCACCATTAAGCAGATACGAGTCACAAAAGCGACGTGACTGGAACACTTTCGGTCAATACCTAAAAAACCATCGTCCACCATTAACACTCTCACGTTGCAGTGGTGCACATGTTCTTGAGTTTCTTCGTTACTTGGATCAGTTTGGAAAAACCAAAGTTCACTCTGAAAACTGTGCTTATTATGGAATCTCACATCCACCAGGTCCATGTCCTTGTCCTTTGAAACAAGCTTGGGGGAGTCTTGATGCTCTTATTGGTAGGTTACGTGCTGCTTTTGAAGAGAACGGTGGTTTATCGGAGATGAACCCTTTTGGAGCACGTGCTGTGAGATTGTATCTTAGGGAAGTTAGAGATGCTCAAGCTAAAGCTAGAGGGATAGCTTAtgagaagaagaaaaggaagaaggtgaatgttcaaaatcaacaaaataatgGGTCAATGATGGTGGATCAGGATCATGGTATAGTGCATTCAGGGTATGGTCATGGTGGTGGCTATGTTGATCAGTACTCGGTTTTAAATGGGATAGCTTCTAGGAATGCCGCTGCAGTTTCTTACTTCTCAAATTAG